A DNA window from Actinokineospora baliensis contains the following coding sequences:
- a CDS encoding helix-turn-helix domain-containing protein, translating to MSDIGRRLRQIRNARGKSLAVVAGLAGISPSYLSRLESGHRALDRRSLIMALARALDVAPTEITNVALAAPGEAEEDRALGAVRLALFAAAMHAWRGRICTVEELSTRSEDLLDRQRECDYATVGALLPDLISDLHTTLAAGHAERDVLRLLVITHVQGTQAWLGDIGASQDLGWQAATLAADAAQRLDEPVSLAVSGFGTAFGLIGAGGFDLADQVVTDTDPGTSGNTELQMSGMLTLTRSLVAAAKGDQVERVAALDHAEDLARHAGEGNALWFGFGPSNVGVWRMSVALEAGEHAEAARIAGTVDPNALPSATRKSAYWREFGRALARMPNRRDEAVLMLRRAERISPARVHRHPFMHSVLSELLARARDDAIGRELRGLAYRAGLLS from the coding sequence GGTCGTGGCCGGGTTGGCTGGCATCTCCCCGTCCTACCTGAGCAGGCTGGAGTCCGGGCACCGGGCGCTCGACCGGCGGTCGCTGATCATGGCGCTGGCCAGGGCGCTGGACGTGGCGCCGACGGAGATCACCAACGTCGCGCTCGCCGCCCCCGGCGAGGCGGAGGAGGACAGGGCGCTCGGCGCCGTCCGGCTCGCCCTGTTCGCCGCGGCCATGCACGCCTGGCGCGGGCGGATCTGCACGGTCGAGGAGCTGAGCACCCGCTCGGAAGACCTGCTCGACCGCCAGCGCGAGTGCGACTACGCGACCGTCGGCGCGCTCTTACCCGACCTGATCTCCGACCTGCACACCACGTTGGCCGCGGGCCACGCCGAACGCGACGTGCTGCGGCTGCTGGTCATCACCCACGTGCAGGGCACCCAGGCGTGGCTCGGCGACATCGGGGCCAGCCAGGACCTCGGCTGGCAAGCCGCGACCCTGGCCGCCGACGCCGCGCAGCGCCTCGACGAGCCGGTGTCGCTGGCGGTCAGCGGGTTCGGCACCGCGTTCGGGTTGATCGGCGCGGGCGGGTTCGACCTGGCCGATCAGGTCGTCACCGATACCGACCCGGGGACCAGCGGCAACACCGAGCTGCAGATGTCGGGCATGCTGACCCTCACCCGGTCGCTGGTCGCGGCGGCCAAGGGCGACCAGGTCGAGCGGGTGGCCGCGCTCGACCACGCCGAGGACCTGGCCAGGCACGCAGGCGAGGGCAACGCGCTGTGGTTCGGCTTCGGCCCTTCGAACGTGGGCGTGTGGCGGATGTCGGTGGCGCTGGAGGCGGGCGAACACGCCGAGGCGGCGCGGATCGCGGGCACCGTCGACCCGAACGCGCTGCCGTCGGCCACCAGGAAGTCCGCCTACTGGCGCGAGTTCGGCCGAGCCCTGGCCCGGATGCCCAACCGCCGCGACGAAGCGGTGCTCATGCTGCGCCGCGCCGAACGGATCTCACCCGCGCGGGTGCACCGCCACCCATTCATGCACTCCGTACTATCTGAGCTGTTGGCGCGAGCGCGCGACGACGCCATCGGCCGAGAACTGCGGGGTTTGGCCTACCGCGCGGGTTTGCTGTCCTGA